AAGTAGTGTTGGTACTTTTATTATTCGAGCTTATTGGTTTGTTAGGCGCAGAATAAAGGATGTTATTGATAACTTTGACATCACCAGAATAATTACTCATGATTTGCCCGTAATTAATTCCCTCTGTCTGGTTATTCAGATAAGTCGTGTTGTGGACAATGTCCACATGGTCGCTTGCATAAGTATGAATACCCGAACCACCATTTTTATATGAGATATTGTTGGCAATCAAAGTACGTCCTTTATAGCCATAATCTCGTCCCTTATCAACAATAATGCCATTACCATCTTGGTACTTTCCGTTGACAATCCAGGGAACGAACATTTGATTGTTGTAAACCTTGTTTCTGGTAACAATCATCTTGTAGCCCTGATTATTATCAGAATTCCAATTGCTGAGCATTGAAATGCCACTAGGACCGTATATTGAATACCAGGCATTATTGTATACCTCGTTATTATCCAGTGTCAGATAGTCTGATTCAATAGCTCCGATACCTCCACCTCCACAGTCATGTATCTTGTTGTTAAGAATACGTATGTGGTGGGGGCGACCACCTTTTCGCCCATCTATAGTGATGCAGTTTCCATTTGTCAAGGGATTGGATCGGTTATACCTCTGACTCAACGCATAACTACGGGTTATATTTGCATTGTTGCCTACAATCTCCAGCCCATTTATCTCAACATATGAGGCTCCCTTCTCAATTACAATTCCATGCCATCCATTGTGCTGAATTTTCGGTTTAGCTCCAGGATATGGCTTATAAGTGATCCATCCATTTGCCGTTCCAGAGCGTGAAATTACTAGTCCCGATCCATTCGCGCTGGTATTCTTGTATACTCCATCCATAAGCAGTACTGTAGTGCCAGGCCTAGTTAGGTCTGCTGCTCTTTGAATTGTCCTAAAGGCAGATGACGGAGTGAGTCCGCTATTTCTGTCGTTTCCGCTACCACTAACATAGTATGTTGTAGTTGTAACCTGGCTGATCAGCTTGCGACTTGGTAGTGGTGTAGTTTGATCGGTAGATAACTGACGAACATCTTTAACTAAAGACTCTGTTATTCTCTGTCCTTGAACCAGACCTGTTAATGCCCAGGGAAGTACAAGAGATGCACTTAAACTGAGAAAGCCTAAACCATGAATCATCATAGGGGAAAAATAGGGTATATTGCAAAAACTGAATCGTCAACGGTCAGTAACTCTAGCCTTGGTCAGTAAGTCAGTATTGGATACGGTCGTGTAACTGCCATTTGTAAGTTTATAAACGGTTTATCAGGTTTACACCTGAGCATTTCCACGTAAATATCGCTGAAATGCTTTTTTAGGTAGTGTTTTAAAAAATGGCAACTATCTGGTAAAAGTACTGAAAAAAAGTATCAGTATACAGAATCATCACATTAATGGACACTAACCAACGGTACAAATGACATCATTTCCAATTGGACATCATTCTACTGTGTATACGCGGTATCTGTAGTTAAGATAGTATATCTGTCATCAAACAGGTATTTGACTTAAATAATACTTATGATAATGATAATCACTAAAATAAGAAAATTCATATATAGAAAATGCTTCGTAGCATCTCTTTTCTAAAATATTCTCATTATCATAAGGAACCAGAGTGGCTAAAACAAATTTTTAAAAGGTATATCAATAGCAAATTAAGAATTTTCAGTGAGAGCTTTCGGTTTATAGAAGAATTTCCTAAGCAATAATATTTAGATGTCTCTAAAATAAAGTATAAAAATATACTGTTTGAGCAGCGATCGCAAAAGACAAGACAGTTCTGTACTCTAGTATTGTCTTATCCTGTGGTCAAATAAGAGTATCTGGAAAGCGTTGGGAAGAGGTGTATTTCATTTACTGGCAACTGCTGTAATTCAACTAATACTTACGTGTAAGAGATACTCGCTTTTTTTTAAGAGGGATCAGCTTTCTGGTTTTGAGTGCGTAAGTTAAGTTAATAAAAGAGGTGATTATTGTGGAGAACAGGTCAAGAGAGATGAATATTGCTCTCTTGCAAGGGAATACACTACAAGCAATCAATCTCTTTGACTATATAGATATTGTAATTTTGGGGACGGAGAAGTTTAAGCAACGCCCCCAATTC
The Nostoc punctiforme PCC 73102 genome window above contains:
- a CDS encoding right-handed parallel beta-helix repeat-containing protein; translated protein: MMIHGLGFLSLSASLVLPWALTGLVQGQRITESLVKDVRQLSTDQTTPLPSRKLISQVTTTTYYVSGSGNDRNSGLTPSSAFRTIQRAADLTRPGTTVLLMDGVYKNTSANGSGLVISRSGTANGWITYKPYPGAKPKIQHNGWHGIVIEKGASYVEINGLEIVGNNANITRSYALSQRYNRSNPLTNGNCITIDGRKGGRPHHIRILNNKIHDCGGGGIGAIESDYLTLDNNEVYNNAWYSIYGPSGISMLSNWNSDNNQGYKMIVTRNKVYNNQMFVPWIVNGKYQDGNGIIVDKGRDYGYKGRTLIANNISYKNGGSGIHTYASDHVDIVHNTTYLNNQTEGINYGQIMSNYSGDVKVINNILYSAPNKPISSNNKSTNTTFNYNLYNNNGSRANSVGTNDIMADPQFVNPSGGDFRIKGTSRAINNGFKWTNLNNDYFGKPRPVGAGYDIGAHEYQ